Proteins co-encoded in one Anaerolineales bacterium genomic window:
- a CDS encoding isoprenylcysteine carboxylmethyltransferase family protein yields MDQETVFRGILLLSVVVIGAVRIYYQSKISRDTGKFHFREGPVTLALAGTAALVNIVFGAEYVFFPGTFAFAYALRFPAAVRWTGAAMLVLGIAVLWLAHHHLGLSFSSFVGSKELHALVQSGPYRIIRHPIYTAYLLMYLGGGLAAGNWVLVVIPVTCFFLNACLRMPQEERILTELFGPEYTAYMQRTGRLLPRLR; encoded by the coding sequence ATGGACCAAGAAACGGTATTCCGCGGAATTCTGCTCTTATCGGTCGTCGTCATCGGCGCCGTCCGGATTTACTACCAATCCAAAATCAGCCGCGATACCGGGAAATTTCACTTCCGCGAAGGCCCCGTGACCCTGGCGCTCGCGGGTACCGCCGCGCTGGTCAATATCGTGTTCGGCGCGGAGTACGTTTTCTTTCCCGGAACGTTCGCCTTCGCCTACGCGCTCCGCTTTCCCGCCGCCGTGCGCTGGACCGGCGCCGCAATGCTGGTTCTGGGGATCGCGGTCCTGTGGCTGGCCCACCATCATCTCGGCCTTTCCTTCTCTTCCTTCGTCGGATCGAAAGAGCTGCACGCGCTGGTGCAATCCGGCCCCTACCGGATCATTCGCCACCCGATTTACACGGCCTATTTGCTGATGTACCTCGGGGGAGGGTTGGCCGCAGGCAACTGGGTGCTCGTCGTTATTCCGGTGACCTGCTTTTTCCTGAACGCCTGCCTCCGCATGCCGCAGGAAGAGCGGATCCTGACCGAGTTGTTCGGGCCGGAGTACACCGCCTACATGCAGCGGACGGGCAGGCTGTTGCCGCGGCTGCGGTGA
- a CDS encoding methyltransferase domain-containing protein: MLGIVGNAVLIVLVVLFSLSFFWLVVLKFASRAATRLGHSSPCPAAIGWIVNNPIRRHYMQPVLERVGIRPGEFVLELGPGPGAFSLDAARMVGNSGRLVAVDLQPEMIARLERRARDAGVDNIETHVASAYDLPLPDSSVDRAFLVTVLPEIPDRARALAELRRVLKPGGTLSITEEFLDPDYLFAGETIRLVESAGFRLTRLAGGFWIYTVNFEATGPNEKNTIHPRYGKKAGNHAQTE; encoded by the coding sequence TTGCTCGGGATCGTAGGCAACGCCGTTCTCATCGTTCTGGTTGTTCTGTTCAGCCTGTCCTTCTTCTGGCTGGTGGTCCTGAAGTTCGCATCCAGAGCCGCGACGCGCCTGGGACATTCCTCCCCCTGCCCGGCCGCCATCGGCTGGATTGTGAACAACCCCATCCGCCGGCACTACATGCAGCCGGTCCTCGAACGGGTGGGGATCCGACCCGGCGAGTTCGTCCTGGAACTCGGGCCCGGGCCGGGCGCCTTCTCGCTCGACGCCGCCCGGATGGTGGGGAACAGCGGCCGCTTGGTCGCGGTTGACCTCCAGCCGGAGATGATCGCGCGGCTGGAGCGGCGCGCGCGGGATGCCGGAGTGGATAACATCGAAACGCACGTCGCAAGCGCGTATGATCTGCCGCTGCCGGATTCGAGCGTCGACCGCGCCTTCCTGGTGACGGTTCTTCCGGAAATACCGGACCGCGCGCGGGCGCTCGCGGAACTGCGCCGGGTGCTCAAGCCCGGGGGAACGCTCTCCATCACCGAGGAGTTCCTCGATCCGGATTACCTGTTCGCCGGCGAAACCATTCGGCTGGTCGAATCGGCGGGGTTCCGCCTGACCCGGCTCGCCGGCGGCTTCTGGATCTACACGGTGAATTTCGAGGCTACCGGACCGAACGAAAAAAACACAATCCATCCCAGATATGGGAAGAAAGCGGGGAACCATGCGCAAACCGAGTAA
- a CDS encoding cation transporter has translation MSRKTRNRRHDNRDMILMALADSPQTTADIKEHFYALPRRFGVFSPLYRLSAAEDASFEQELAHDLERMAAQGWLFREENRYALTAVGRQEADRRLAGVRRAVALAAGWMQPEAVSRVAVAVHLILAAVKLPAAVLSGSMGLLNDSVDTLLDGLSSLLVFFGVKYQRERAVNFLLVAMMLLTGGLALYASLRRVFVPAPPEVDLFAFLSAMLSGLVCLGLGLYQRYAGVRNGSMTLIMQSVDSRNHVLVAAGVTAGLIAALLDFPLLDTAVGIAVAALILRSGIELAAELLQAGRDGGADLSRYPMFFAEQYRGFRRTQLQDWLLHLVETRQAVTLEALRNKASQDMTFDSFPILREIGLPQRSQTEESIVHSIGELFEKGWIKEIDGKLWLTHSGTYRLHWQIGRMRRITSRALVDSKPH, from the coding sequence ATGAGTCGGAAAACGCGCAACCGCCGCCACGACAACCGCGACATGATCCTGATGGCCCTGGCCGATTCGCCCCAGACGACGGCGGACATCAAAGAGCATTTTTACGCCCTGCCCCGGCGGTTCGGCGTGTTTTCCCCGTTGTACCGCTTGTCCGCGGCCGAGGACGCTTCCTTCGAACAGGAGTTGGCGCATGACTTGGAGCGCATGGCGGCCCAGGGGTGGCTGTTCCGGGAGGAAAACCGTTACGCCCTGACTGCGGTCGGCCGCCAGGAAGCCGATCGGCGCCTGGCCGGGGTGCGCCGCGCCGTCGCCCTGGCCGCCGGCTGGATGCAACCGGAAGCCGTCTCGCGGGTCGCCGTGGCCGTCCACCTGATCTTGGCGGCGGTCAAACTGCCCGCGGCGGTCCTTTCGGGAAGCATGGGGCTGCTCAACGATTCCGTGGACACGCTGTTGGACGGCCTGTCGAGCCTGCTGGTGTTTTTCGGGGTCAAGTACCAGAGGGAGCGGGCGGTGAATTTCCTGCTGGTGGCGATGATGCTCCTGACCGGCGGCCTGGCCCTCTATGCCTCCCTGCGCCGCGTATTCGTTCCGGCCCCGCCCGAAGTGGATCTGTTCGCTTTCCTTTCCGCCATGCTGTCGGGGTTGGTCTGCCTGGGGCTCGGCCTGTACCAGCGCTACGCCGGCGTGCGCAACGGATCGATGACGCTGATCATGCAATCCGTGGATTCCCGAAACCACGTCCTGGTCGCCGCGGGCGTGACCGCCGGGTTGATCGCCGCCCTGCTGGACTTTCCCCTGCTGGACACGGCGGTCGGGATCGCCGTGGCGGCGCTGATCCTGCGCAGCGGGATCGAACTCGCGGCCGAGTTGCTGCAGGCCGGCCGAGACGGCGGCGCGGATCTTTCCCGCTATCCGATGTTTTTCGCCGAACAGTACCGGGGGTTTCGCCGGACGCAATTGCAGGATTGGCTGCTGCACCTGGTGGAAACCCGCCAGGCGGTCACCCTCGAAGCGCTGCGAAACAAAGCCTCCCAGGATATGACCTTCGATTCCTTTCCGATCCTGCGGGAGATCGGCTTGCCGCAGCGCAGTCAGACGGAGGAAAGCATCGTCCATTCCATCGGCGAGTTGTTCGAAAAAGGCTGGATCAAGGAAATCGACGGCAAGCTGTGGCTGACCCATTCGGGAACGTACCGTCTCCACTGGCAGATCGGAAGGATGCGCCGCATCACCAGCCGGGCGCTGGTGGATAGCAAACCGCACTAG
- a CDS encoding isoprenylcysteine carboxylmethyltransferase family protein, translated as MIRQFSLKRILIDGTLMNVLISIVVYGFIYLNPLIWVSDYPPDIQAAVGPVSAPIGQQLAMGVLFLLILAGVPLWSSARLRRENRGELSFPSAFVHNALLALFFASWDLLILDWLIFVTIQPAFIVIPGTEGLAGYQDYWFHLQVSFLGWTQWIAILAAGLILGGLAMIRPGGQPMSEKNRGTAGYFAQLVFFLGVWAACLFVSAGRLDWGAGWVFLALSAAGQIVTAVILRIRYPGLMGERASLEGKWDLDRILAGVLALWGPAAICIVGGLDQRHGWPPEIPLAWQLAGVAIAAAGAALTAWAMAANRFFYGVMRIAKERGHAVCDSGPYRFVRHPGYLGAIGFDLAAALVLQSVWALIPAAVTVLAIVIRTAREDKALQAGLDGYREYAQRVRSRLLPLVW; from the coding sequence ATGATCCGACAATTCTCCTTGAAACGCATCCTTATCGACGGCACCCTCATGAATGTGCTGATCAGCATCGTCGTGTATGGTTTTATCTACCTTAACCCGTTGATCTGGGTCAGCGATTATCCGCCCGATATCCAAGCGGCGGTGGGTCCGGTCTCGGCACCCATCGGCCAACAGCTCGCGATGGGCGTGCTGTTCCTCCTCATCCTCGCCGGTGTGCCGCTTTGGTCGAGCGCCAGACTCCGGCGGGAAAACCGCGGCGAGCTGTCGTTTCCCTCGGCCTTCGTTCACAATGCGCTGCTCGCGTTGTTCTTCGCGAGCTGGGATCTCCTCATCCTCGACTGGCTGATCTTCGTCACAATCCAGCCGGCGTTCATCGTCATCCCGGGCACGGAGGGCTTGGCGGGATACCAGGATTATTGGTTTCACCTTCAGGTGAGCTTCCTGGGATGGACACAGTGGATCGCGATCCTCGCCGCCGGCCTGATCCTCGGCGGCCTGGCGATGATACGGCCGGGAGGCCAGCCGATGTCTGAAAAAAACCGCGGCACCGCAGGGTATTTTGCGCAGCTGGTGTTTTTCCTCGGCGTTTGGGCAGCATGCCTGTTCGTCTCCGCCGGGCGTCTGGATTGGGGCGCGGGGTGGGTATTCCTCGCCCTCAGCGCAGCCGGGCAGATCGTCACCGCCGTGATCCTCCGAATACGGTATCCCGGATTGATGGGCGAGCGCGCCTCGCTCGAAGGGAAATGGGATTTGGACCGGATCCTGGCCGGCGTGTTGGCGCTCTGGGGTCCGGCCGCGATCTGTATCGTCGGCGGATTAGACCAGCGCCATGGGTGGCCGCCGGAGATTCCCCTGGCGTGGCAACTGGCGGGGGTCGCGATCGCCGCGGCGGGGGCGGCACTGACGGCCTGGGCGATGGCGGCCAACCGTTTCTTCTACGGCGTCATGCGGATCGCCAAAGAGCGGGGACATGCGGTATGCGATTCCGGCCCATACCGGTTCGTCCGCCATCCGGGCTACTTGGGCGCGATCGGATTCGATTTGGCGGCGGCGCTCGTCCTCCAATCCGTTTGGGCGCTCATCCCGGCGGCGGTCACCGTGCTCGCCATCGTGATCCGCACGGCCCGGGAAGACAAAGCCCTGCAGGCCGGGCTGGACGGCTACCGCGAATACGCCCAGCGCGTCCGGTCGCGGTTGCTGCCGCTCGTCTGGTGA
- a CDS encoding methyltransferase domain-containing protein, giving the protein MNLIGKFMDQYRKPSGWLGRVVARGMNAGHWELTEWGLGHIDIAKYGSALDIGCGGGETIRKLAEADPHSRLYGIDHSPESVAVAVERNAPQVRAGRVDIRPGSVSSLPFPGAMFHLVLAIETHYFWPDLESDAREILRVMRGGGTLMIIGEGYAGGKFDDRNRKLARWAGMRFYGIREIEEILTRAGFAEIRMFEEYDKGWFCALARKGV; this is encoded by the coding sequence ATGAATCTGATCGGCAAATTTATGGACCAATACAGAAAACCCTCCGGCTGGCTCGGCCGGGTGGTGGCCCGGGGGATGAACGCAGGGCATTGGGAATTGACCGAATGGGGATTGGGGCACATTGACATCGCGAAGTATGGTTCCGCGCTGGATATCGGCTGCGGCGGAGGGGAGACCATCCGCAAACTGGCGGAAGCCGATCCGCACAGCCGCCTGTACGGAATCGATCATTCGCCGGAAAGCGTCGCGGTGGCCGTGGAAAGAAACGCGCCCCAAGTCCGCGCGGGCCGCGTCGACATCCGGCCGGGATCGGTTTCGTCCCTGCCCTTCCCCGGCGCCATGTTCCACCTGGTCTTGGCCATCGAGACCCATTACTTCTGGCCCGATTTGGAATCCGACGCGCGGGAAATCCTCCGGGTGATGCGAGGCGGCGGAACATTGATGATCATCGGCGAAGGATACGCGGGCGGGAAATTCGACGATCGGAATCGCAAGCTGGCGCGATGGGCGGGCATGCGGTTCTACGGCATCCGGGAGATAGAGGAAATCCTAACCAGGGCCGGGTTTGCGGAGATCCGGATGTTCGAAGAGTACGACAAAGGCTGGTTTTGCGCCTTAGCCCGCAAAGGCGTTTGA
- a CDS encoding class I SAM-dependent methyltransferase, whose translation MMSLIHETLYGLFQDPYRALADAGLQAGQAVLEVGCGPGFFTVPASRIVGATGSVLALDINPFAVEHVQRKIEQERVANARVMLADAAQTNLPGRSFDLAFLFGFPHPVGDMGRIWNEIHRLLKPAGILAVKGRRLPPGGLFRPSECRGRISCFIRTRSGEK comes from the coding sequence ATGATGTCGTTAATCCACGAAACGCTGTACGGCCTGTTTCAGGACCCGTACCGGGCGCTGGCCGACGCCGGCCTTCAAGCCGGACAAGCCGTCCTGGAAGTCGGCTGCGGACCCGGATTCTTCACCGTTCCGGCCTCCAGGATCGTCGGCGCAACGGGAAGCGTCCTGGCGCTGGATATCAATCCGTTCGCCGTGGAACACGTGCAACGAAAAATCGAGCAGGAACGCGTGGCCAATGCCCGCGTCATGCTGGCCGACGCCGCGCAAACGAACCTTCCCGGCCGAAGCTTCGATCTGGCATTCCTGTTCGGTTTCCCCCACCCTGTCGGGGATATGGGGAGGATCTGGAATGAAATCCACCGCCTGCTTAAACCGGCCGGGATTCTGGCCGTGAAAGGCCGGCGGCTTCCGCCCGGAGGGCTTTTCCGGCCTTCGGAGTGCCGGGGAAGGATCTCCTGCTTTATCCGAACCAGGAGCGGCGAAAAATGA
- a CDS encoding TetR/AcrR family transcriptional regulator codes for MDAPQPSRHARRRRQTRRQLIQAAVQLVLEKGYEAVTIQEITDRADLGRGTFYIHFKDKEEAVWSAIEDGLRATEEDAHRQFARGLPVQAEYYAYRNIFRHAEKNKDLYRVMLGGKGSAVMTTRVQQHLSSELARDLAALPVKVFLEFRVPAEVLAQVVSGAAIQLVRWWLETPNKYSPDDMAGLLYTSLHHKSPPRNV; via the coding sequence ATGGACGCCCCCCAACCTTCCCGGCATGCCCGCCGGCGCCGTCAGACCCGCCGGCAACTGATCCAAGCCGCCGTGCAGTTGGTGCTGGAAAAGGGGTATGAGGCGGTGACGATCCAGGAGATCACCGACCGGGCGGATCTGGGCCGCGGCACGTTTTATATCCACTTCAAGGATAAAGAAGAGGCGGTCTGGTCCGCGATCGAAGACGGTTTGCGCGCCACCGAGGAGGATGCGCACCGCCAATTCGCACGCGGCCTCCCCGTACAGGCGGAGTATTATGCCTATCGGAACATTTTCCGCCACGCGGAAAAGAACAAGGATCTATACCGGGTGATGCTCGGCGGGAAAGGCTCGGCGGTGATGACGACCCGGGTTCAACAACACCTTTCGTCCGAACTGGCTCGGGATCTGGCGGCTCTCCCGGTGAAGGTGTTTTTGGAGTTCCGGGTCCCGGCGGAGGTCCTGGCGCAGGTGGTCAGCGGCGCCGCGATTCAGCTGGTGCGGTGGTGGCTGGAAACCCCAAACAAATATTCTCCGGACGACATGGCCGGGCTGCTTTATACATCCCTCCACCACAAATCTCCTCCAAGAAACGTCTGA
- a CDS encoding transcriptional repressor → MGKREDFADAVRRQGLKLTRPRQVILEVLENDRGHLDAETIYRKAKDKDPRIGIATVYRTLALLKRLGLAEEHDLGEDHGHFEAVDGTKPHFHFTCLRCGKIIEFESPQVMRLSQNLCEKEGLLVLEVHLRLSGYCRQCRPPGKGCKEKP, encoded by the coding sequence ATGGGAAAACGAGAGGATTTCGCCGATGCCGTCCGCCGGCAAGGTTTAAAACTCACCCGTCCGCGCCAGGTCATCCTGGAAGTGCTGGAAAACGACCGCGGGCATCTCGACGCCGAGACTATCTACCGCAAGGCTAAGGACAAGGATCCGCGGATCGGCATCGCCACGGTCTACCGCACCCTTGCGCTGCTCAAACGGCTCGGGCTAGCGGAGGAACACGATCTGGGCGAGGATCACGGACACTTCGAAGCCGTCGACGGGACCAAGCCGCACTTCCATTTCACCTGCCTGCGGTGCGGGAAGATCATCGAATTTGAATCTCCGCAGGTCATGCGGCTGTCGCAGAACCTGTGTGAGAAGGAAGGATTGCTGGTTTTGGAAGTCCATCTGCGCCTGAGCGGCTATTGCCGGCAGTGCCGGCCCCCCGGAAAGGGGTGCAAGGAGAAGCCATGA
- a CDS encoding methyltransferase domain-containing protein, translating to MYRHRFTDFTNALIPVYDKLFHAWMGKAHEQFRGRVLELAALRSGERILDAGCGTGLTASRIVERCPGVKVAGIDISPRMIAAARRNAETQGLRAEFRVGSITALPYPDGSFDAVITCIMFHHLDLSEKRRAVGELARVLKAGGRYISAEFGPRAANALQRRLAKGDYTLYPSHLEEAGFVIMRYEIGPFALGKKVCYRTAVKPDRAAAGPA from the coding sequence ATGTACCGGCACCGCTTCACCGATTTCACCAATGCACTGATCCCCGTCTACGACAAGCTCTTCCACGCGTGGATGGGCAAAGCGCATGAGCAATTCCGCGGGCGCGTCCTCGAGCTCGCCGCTTTGCGGAGCGGCGAGCGGATCCTCGACGCGGGATGCGGCACCGGCCTGACGGCATCGCGAATTGTCGAACGTTGCCCCGGAGTCAAAGTGGCCGGGATCGACATATCGCCCAGGATGATCGCCGCCGCGCGGAGGAATGCGGAAACCCAAGGCCTCCGGGCGGAGTTCCGGGTCGGTTCGATCACCGCCCTGCCCTACCCGGACGGGTCGTTCGACGCGGTGATCACCTGCATCATGTTCCATCATCTCGACCTGTCGGAAAAACGCCGGGCGGTTGGGGAATTGGCGAGGGTTCTCAAAGCCGGCGGACGCTACATCTCGGCCGAGTTCGGCCCGCGGGCGGCCAACGCCCTGCAGCGCAGACTGGCCAAGGGAGATTACACGCTCTACCCCTCGCACCTTGAGGAAGCCGGCTTCGTCATCATGCGCTACGAGATCGGGCCGTTCGCGCTCGGCAAAAAGGTTTGCTACCGGACGGCGGTCAAGCCGGATCGAGCGGCGGCCGGGCCGGCCTGA
- a CDS encoding alpha/beta hydrolase codes for MKHLAGLDDPKIAKLYAGVPEDELRKFHAFCEAYPYRSIRYRGIEWPYLISSGGGEPLLMLSGALTHPDISWNSIAYFGGKYRIVVPAYPAVRTMDELCDGMAAVLQHEGVTRAHVMGGSYGGFVGQVFARRFPAVSRSLVLSHTAAPDPTGLGNVERMVRGLSLLPAFALRGLLGRSLGKLMPADSSSPEMLLMLAQFREIMDHHLQKPDFLGILERTLDFYRRAWSAEDLAGWSGRILLVLGEEDPASPERVRAAFRRLYPNAEWKIFKGSGHTTSVTDQAEYQAAIDGFLQAQS; via the coding sequence ATGAAACACCTTGCAGGTCTCGACGATCCGAAAATCGCCAAGCTCTACGCCGGCGTCCCCGAGGATGAACTGCGCAAGTTCCACGCCTTTTGCGAGGCGTATCCCTACCGCAGTATCCGTTACCGCGGGATCGAATGGCCGTACCTGATTTCCTCCGGCGGCGGCGAGCCTTTGCTGATGCTTTCCGGCGCGCTGACCCATCCGGACATCAGCTGGAATTCGATCGCCTACTTCGGGGGAAAATACCGGATCGTCGTCCCCGCTTACCCGGCGGTGCGCACGATGGACGAGTTGTGCGACGGCATGGCGGCGGTGTTGCAGCACGAAGGGGTCACCCGCGCGCACGTGATGGGCGGCTCGTACGGCGGATTTGTCGGCCAGGTTTTCGCGCGCCGATTCCCGGCCGTCTCCCGCTCGCTGGTCCTTTCGCACACGGCCGCGCCCGATCCCACCGGGCTTGGGAACGTGGAGCGGATGGTGCGCGGGTTGTCGCTGCTGCCGGCGTTTGCCCTGCGCGGGTTGCTGGGCCGCTCGCTCGGCAAGCTCATGCCGGCGGATTCTTCTTCCCCGGAAATGCTTCTGATGCTCGCCCAGTTCCGCGAAATCATGGATCACCATCTGCAAAAGCCCGACTTCCTCGGCATCCTTGAGCGGACGCTGGATTTCTACCGACGGGCGTGGTCCGCGGAGGATTTGGCCGGCTGGTCCGGGAGGATCCTCCTGGTACTCGGCGAGGAGGACCCGGCGTCGCCGGAGCGGGTGCGCGCCGCCTTCCGCCGCCTCTATCCGAACGCGGAGTGGAAAATTTTCAAAGGGAGCGGGCATACGACCTCGGTCACCGATCAGGCGGAATACCAGGCGGCCATCGACGGGTTCCTGCAGGCGCAATCCTGA
- a CDS encoding isoprenylcysteine carboxylmethyltransferase family protein, with product MKYLKGFASFLWTCILYAGLPLLGWGLDDLPGYFALPPRLIYVVSIALFGTLAACQMILLPESFHGGMGQAEKFVPRQRVVRVAVTLMLFAGLVLIPLSDRRSLLTMADSSPLRWIGLILAILGLGLIFWSGLALGRFYSQEVTLQEGHRLITRGPYRLVRHPRYLGIAVMGIGQSLLFRSWLGLALTVLAMVVVLIRIRDEEILMQKEFGAEWEAYARKTKRLIPFVW from the coding sequence ATGAAATACCTCAAAGGATTTGCGTCGTTTCTGTGGACCTGCATCCTCTACGCGGGATTGCCCCTGCTGGGCTGGGGATTGGATGATCTCCCCGGTTATTTCGCCCTTCCGCCGCGGCTGATTTACGTCGTCTCCATCGCCCTGTTCGGGACGCTCGCCGCATGCCAGATGATCCTCCTGCCGGAAAGCTTCCACGGCGGGATGGGCCAGGCAGAGAAGTTCGTCCCGCGTCAGCGCGTCGTGCGCGTCGCCGTCACCCTGATGCTGTTCGCCGGCTTGGTGCTGATCCCCTTAAGCGACCGACGCAGTCTGCTTACGATGGCGGATTCTTCCCCTCTGCGTTGGATCGGTCTGATCCTGGCGATCCTCGGGCTGGGGCTGATCTTCTGGTCCGGGCTGGCGCTCGGCCGCTTCTACAGCCAGGAGGTGACGCTCCAGGAAGGCCACCGCCTGATCACCCGCGGGCCATACCGGCTCGTCCGCCATCCGCGCTACCTCGGCATCGCCGTGATGGGAATCGGGCAATCCCTGCTGTTCCGCTCCTGGCTGGGGTTGGCCCTGACCGTTTTGGCGATGGTCGTCGTCCTGATCCGCATCCGCGATGAGGAGATCCTGATGCAGAAGGAATTCGGCGCGGAATGGGAAGCGTACGCCCGGAAAACCAAAAGGCTGATTCCCTTCGTTTGGTGA
- a CDS encoding isoprenylcysteine carboxylmethyltransferase family protein — translation MQSGQVFKIAFFALFLALLGIRGFFGWKVRQKGESSWSVDKDAARREGTWSLLLRPLMFLAILVLVGLYALIPSEPAWLVLPLPAGVRAVGAGLGILSLLYLVWVHHTLREFWSTVLQLRQEHALITTGPYRWIRHPMYSVLTACFISLALLSAMWPLLLLTLLTVPFFYRATVKEEEMMIAQFGDEYRAYRERTGRFLPQFGAPVRS, via the coding sequence ATGCAATCGGGACAAGTCTTCAAGATCGCATTTTTCGCGCTCTTCCTCGCGCTCCTGGGAATCCGGGGGTTCTTCGGCTGGAAGGTCCGCCAGAAAGGGGAAAGCAGCTGGTCGGTCGATAAGGACGCCGCCCGGCGGGAAGGAACATGGAGCCTTCTACTGCGCCCGTTGATGTTCCTGGCGATCCTCGTGCTGGTCGGTCTGTACGCGCTGATCCCCAGTGAACCGGCGTGGCTGGTCCTCCCGCTGCCGGCCGGAGTGCGGGCCGTGGGGGCGGGGCTCGGGATTCTGAGCCTCCTGTACCTGGTCTGGGTGCATCACACCCTGCGGGAATTCTGGTCGACCGTCCTGCAGTTGCGCCAAGAGCATGCGTTGATCACAACCGGACCGTACCGGTGGATCCGGCACCCGATGTACTCGGTGTTGACGGCTTGTTTCATCAGCCTGGCGCTCCTTTCCGCGATGTGGCCGCTTCTGCTGCTGACGCTCCTGACCGTCCCGTTCTTCTACCGCGCCACGGTTAAGGAAGAAGAAATGATGATCGCCCAATTCGGCGACGAATACCGCGCCTACCGGGAACGCACCGGGCGGTTTTTGCCGCAATTTGGCGCACCTGTCAGGTCTTAA
- a CDS encoding SAM-dependent methyltransferase: MAGKRIETKASQTAGYTCFSRACAARERDPRLRGPDYLAERILPFGARLMAAIPPVRRLVMAKMFPAGIYEYVLARTKELDAAFLAALEARFDQIVLLGAGFDTRALRFAGRNRGTRIFELDVAPTLDPKVEILRRKRIPLPDELTFVRINFDKQELAAALAQAGFRRGRKDLFLMEGITMYLTASAVDRNFAFIRQHAAPGSRVVFDYIYASVLRRENRRYGEREIFETVSRAGEGWTFGLEDGEAESFLEQRGFRLIAHHTPAELQRKHLTAKNGTPLGRINGTHCIAVAEVR; this comes from the coding sequence ATGGCGGGAAAACGAATCGAAACCAAAGCATCCCAAACAGCCGGGTATACCTGTTTCTCGCGCGCCTGCGCCGCGCGCGAGAGAGATCCGCGCCTCCGCGGCCCGGATTACTTGGCGGAGCGGATCTTGCCCTTCGGCGCCCGGTTGATGGCCGCCATCCCCCCCGTCCGCCGGCTGGTGATGGCCAAGATGTTCCCGGCGGGGATCTATGAATACGTTCTGGCGCGGACGAAGGAGCTAGATGCGGCGTTTCTCGCAGCGCTCGAGGCGCGCTTCGACCAGATCGTCCTCTTGGGCGCCGGATTCGACACCCGCGCGCTGCGTTTTGCTGGACGCAACCGCGGGACGCGGATCTTCGAGCTGGATGTGGCGCCCACGTTGGATCCGAAAGTGGAGATCCTGCGCCGGAAGCGCATCCCCCTTCCGGACGAATTGACCTTCGTGCGGATTAATTTCGACAAGCAGGAGCTTGCCGCAGCGCTGGCGCAGGCGGGTTTTCGGCGCGGGCGTAAGGATCTTTTCCTCATGGAAGGCATCACCATGTACCTCACTGCATCGGCGGTGGACCGCAACTTCGCCTTCATCCGGCAACACGCCGCGCCGGGCAGCCGGGTGGTGTTCGATTACATCTATGCATCCGTCCTGCGGCGCGAGAACCGGCGTTACGGTGAGCGGGAGATTTTCGAAACCGTCTCCCGGGCGGGCGAGGGCTGGACCTTCGGCCTGGAGGACGGCGAGGCGGAATCGTTTCTGGAGCAGCGCGGCTTCCGGCTCATCGCGCACCACACCCCCGCGGAGCTGCAACGGAAGCACCTCACTGCCAAAAACGGAACCCCGCTCGGACGCATCAACGGCACGCACTGCATCGCCGTCGCCGAAGTGCGCTGA